From a single Deltaproteobacteria bacterium genomic region:
- the nirK gene encoding nitrite reductase, copper-containing: MKRLVLAIMMFAMSFSAFAKDEIKGEENAVLTSPPEVPPPISRSHNTKMIVKLEVVEKKMKIADGVDYTFWTFGGTVPGSFIRVKEGDMVEFHLMNHPTSKMPHNIDLHAVTGQGGGAAASFTSPGHESVFSFKALNKGLYVYHCATAPVGMHIANGMYGLILVEPKEGLPKVDREFYVMQGDFYTKGKYGKQGYQPFDMEKAIDERPTYVVFNGSVGSMTGEKALKAKVGETVRLFVGNGGPNLVSSFHVIGEIFDKVYTEGGDKFQTNVQTTLVPAGGSAIVEYKIDVPGNYILVDHSIFRTFNKGSLGIMKADGAEDKAIFSGKIADNVYLPEGGAIQQVTEKEHVTTAKTIEDRIKMGKNVYTQNCAACHQPDGKGVPGAFPPLAGSDYLKNDVKKIISAVKNGLSGPIKVNGEKYDGVMPSLGLSDEDVANVLTYVYNSWGNSKKAVTPKQVSSVKTEKTEQKGE, encoded by the coding sequence ATGAAGCGTTTAGTGCTAGCAATAATGATGTTTGCAATGAGTTTTTCAGCTTTTGCAAAAGATGAAATTAAAGGGGAAGAGAATGCTGTTCTGACATCTCCTCCAGAGGTGCCACCGCCGATATCACGAAGTCATAACACAAAAATGATTGTAAAATTGGAAGTTGTCGAAAAGAAAATGAAAATCGCCGATGGCGTTGATTATACTTTTTGGACTTTTGGTGGAACTGTTCCTGGAAGTTTTATCAGAGTCAAAGAAGGCGATATGGTTGAGTTTCATTTAATGAATCATCCAACAAGTAAAATGCCTCATAATATCGATTTGCACGCGGTCACTGGCCAAGGGGGCGGAGCTGCGGCTTCATTCACTTCACCAGGGCATGAGAGCGTGTTTTCATTCAAAGCATTGAATAAAGGTTTATATGTATATCATTGTGCTACAGCTCCAGTGGGAATGCATATCGCAAATGGTATGTATGGTTTGATTTTGGTTGAACCAAAAGAGGGTCTACCAAAAGTTGATCGTGAGTTCTATGTAATGCAGGGTGATTTTTATACGAAAGGTAAATATGGTAAACAAGGTTACCAACCATTTGATATGGAAAAGGCTATTGATGAAAGGCCAACATATGTTGTGTTTAACGGATCTGTTGGATCAATGACAGGTGAAAAAGCTTTGAAAGCCAAAGTAGGTGAAACAGTTCGTTTATTTGTTGGTAACGGTGGGCCCAATTTAGTTTCTTCGTTCCACGTGATTGGTGAAATTTTTGATAAGGTTTACACTGAAGGTGGTGATAAATTTCAAACTAACGTCCAAACAACTTTAGTTCCTGCCGGTGGGTCTGCGATTGTTGAGTACAAAATTGATGTTCCAGGAAATTACATTCTAGTGGATCACTCTATCTTTAGAACTTTCAATAAAGGTTCTTTAGGAATTATGAAAGCCGATGGAGCAGAAGATAAAGCTATTTTCTCTGGAAAAATTGCAGACAATGTTTATTTGCCTGAAGGTGGAGCTATCCAACAAGTAACAGAAAAAGAACATGTTACTACGGCAAAGACGATTGAAGATAGAATTAAAATGGGAAAAAATGTTTATACGCAAAACTGTGCGGCTTGCCATCAGCCTGACGGTAAGGGTGTTCCAGGAGCTTTCCCTCCGTTAGCAGGTTCGGATTATTTAAAGAACGATGTTAAAAAAATTATTAGTGCCGTAAAGAATGGTTTGTCTGGACCTATCAAAGTGAATGGTGAAAAGTATGACGGCGTTATGCCATCGCTTGGTTTAAGTGATGAAGACGTAGCAAACGTATTAACATATGTATACAATTCATGGGGTAACTCAAAAAAAGCAGTCACACCTAAACAAGTAAGTTCAGTAAAAACTGAAAAAACAGAACAAAAAGGCGAATAA
- a CDS encoding Crp/Fnr family transcriptional regulator: MNALEASMNELSGFPIFIGYEKKRILELCHDGQIVTSNHRDILFHCGKEAHCFGIVLSGAYKLTKPSPLGEDVIVHFSTPGEALAAFIMAQPRPIYPVSAIAMGPSRFLKIPKENYITHWKQNPDLILRVQNMLSSRMNMLQEQKVMSKSPLSQKVAMLLINLLDKQSENGNASVRLPMTRKEIADNLGASVESVIRIMSDWSKQGIIQTADQQIHVLKVDKIIEHPHDVNYIYL, from the coding sequence GTGAATGCCCTTGAAGCCTCAATGAATGAACTTTCTGGTTTTCCAATTTTTATTGGGTACGAAAAAAAACGAATCTTAGAGTTATGTCATGACGGTCAAATTGTAACTTCTAATCACAGAGATATTTTATTTCATTGCGGGAAAGAGGCTCATTGTTTTGGAATTGTTTTAAGTGGTGCTTATAAATTAACTAAACCGTCGCCATTGGGCGAAGATGTGATTGTTCACTTTTCTACACCAGGTGAGGCTTTGGCGGCATTTATTATGGCTCAACCAAGACCTATTTATCCAGTGTCAGCTATCGCGATGGGACCTTCTCGATTTTTAAAAATTCCCAAAGAAAATTATATTACTCATTGGAAGCAAAACCCTGATTTGATATTGCGTGTGCAGAATATGCTTTCAAGTCGGATGAATATGCTTCAAGAACAAAAAGTAATGTCGAAATCCCCATTGTCTCAAAAAGTAGCAATGTTATTAATTAATCTGTTAGATAAGCAATCAGAGAATGGCAATGCTTCAGTGAGACTACCTATGACCAGGAAAGAGATTGCTGATAATCTTGGCGCTTCTGTAGAGTCTGTTATCCGCATCATGAGTGATTGGTCCAAGCAAGGAATAATTCAAACTGCTGATCAGCAAATTCATGTTCTAAAAGTTGATAAAATTATCGAGCATCCACATGATGTAAATTATATTTACTTATAA
- a CDS encoding CbbQ/NirQ/NorQ/GpvN family protein gives MDNIFYSLNHEVEIFERCYRSQLPLLLKGPTGCGKSQLVGFMSEKLNVPLVKVACNEDTSSADLLGRFLLKGSEMIWQDGPVTRAVRQGAILYLDELAEAREDVIVALHPLTDHRREIYLDRVNEVVSAPKTFMCVASFNPGYQKGFKELKPSTRQRFINLVMNYLDRDTEVKLLCEKTALSSGLSLQIVKLAEKIRTMGELNLRETVSTRLLVYAALLIKDGMNPRRACYSSIAEVLSDDPEIIQTLKDLIDLSL, from the coding sequence ATGGATAACATCTTTTATTCTCTTAATCATGAAGTTGAGATTTTTGAAAGATGTTATCGTTCCCAATTGCCTTTGCTTTTAAAGGGACCAACTGGTTGTGGGAAATCACAATTGGTTGGCTTTATGTCAGAAAAATTAAATGTCCCCTTAGTGAAAGTCGCTTGTAATGAAGACACAAGTAGTGCTGATCTTTTGGGACGCTTTTTATTAAAAGGCTCTGAAATGATTTGGCAAGATGGTCCAGTAACTCGAGCTGTTCGCCAAGGGGCCATTTTATATCTTGATGAATTAGCGGAAGCTCGTGAAGACGTTATTGTAGCCTTGCATCCACTTACTGATCATCGCAGAGAAATATACCTAGACCGAGTCAACGAAGTTGTCTCGGCACCCAAAACATTTATGTGTGTGGCAAGTTTTAATCCTGGTTATCAAAAAGGGTTTAAAGAATTAAAGCCATCGACCAGACAAAGATTCATTAACCTTGTTATGAATTATTTAGATCGGGATACGGAAGTAAAGTTATTATGTGAAAAAACAGCGTTGTCATCTGGTCTTTCCTTGCAGATAGTAAAGTTAGCTGAAAAAATCAGAACCATGGGAGAGCTTAACTTAAGAGAAACAGTGTCAACTCGGTTATTAGTTTACGCTGCTCTTTTAATAAAAGACGGCATGAATCCAAGAAGAGCTTGTTATTCAAGTATAGCTGAAGTGTTAAGTGATGATCCAGAGATTATTCAGACGCTTAAGGATCTGATTGATTTGAGTCTTTAA
- a CDS encoding VWA domain-containing protein, with protein sequence MDILEKLFEKVVNRYVQKNKKSNSLVEFSKQEKYLNAFASALFRKEQAPLVSASLCFIGLNNGVLFLPDKIDLFRDFELNKKIYINLILITAAAYKLNIRQQKPQNPLVSRFEFLKQMPLINSYLDQEFASYKNFQNEIISKIKELKKHKYLELWEKNYAVRMATEAFVFDMPVTKINEVIPDFIFLTLPCLSASEGSFARNDLKFNSQSGKKNQQDEITTELKKKNNGITEYVDLEQEKANPVTHSFEKLETADEYQGGYRFDSGDDQLNDHSKALEELSLSKVTRGGEAAKSVYSADGVLNFHNDSEAVIFEPDKNFSYPEWNVKSANYLINHCLLVEKVVNVSGTENHAQELSKKYRKEIDHWKKRLSSLINYPLWKNRLFDGEEVDFDNFLHDYACLKAKTSVDQRWYSSKKKAQQEMAVLILFDQSMSADSWVQNRRVLDVITDSVGLMGLIFEDLITNIQVAGTFSETRHHCYYQIYKKEQSPWSNFFNSVSQIQAQGYTRLGPAIRHATLKLKESKAEKKLLILITDGKPTDLDGYEGRYGISDVKKSCSEAEGSGILPFALTVDKEAKQFFPKMFNHYRVLNNPDQLPQELYGIVFKLLRSLKS encoded by the coding sequence ATGGATATCCTTGAGAAGCTTTTTGAAAAAGTAGTTAATAGGTATGTGCAGAAAAATAAAAAAAGCAATTCTCTTGTCGAATTTAGTAAACAAGAAAAATATCTAAATGCCTTTGCCAGCGCTCTTTTTCGCAAAGAGCAAGCGCCATTAGTGTCAGCTTCTCTTTGCTTCATAGGATTAAATAATGGGGTTTTGTTTTTACCAGATAAAATTGATTTATTTCGTGATTTTGAACTAAATAAAAAAATTTATATCAATTTGATCTTAATAACAGCGGCAGCCTATAAATTAAATATAAGACAACAAAAGCCGCAGAATCCATTGGTATCACGATTTGAGTTTTTAAAACAGATGCCGCTTATTAACTCATATTTGGATCAAGAGTTTGCTAGCTATAAAAATTTTCAAAATGAAATTATATCTAAGATAAAAGAATTAAAAAAACATAAATATTTAGAACTTTGGGAAAAAAATTACGCTGTGCGGATGGCGACAGAAGCCTTTGTCTTTGATATGCCTGTAACAAAGATCAACGAAGTCATTCCCGATTTTATCTTTTTAACCTTGCCGTGTCTAAGCGCATCTGAGGGATCTTTTGCTAGAAATGATTTAAAATTTAACTCGCAGTCTGGGAAAAAAAATCAACAGGATGAAATCACTACGGAATTAAAGAAAAAAAATAACGGAATCACGGAATATGTTGATTTAGAGCAAGAAAAAGCAAATCCAGTAACACATTCATTTGAAAAACTGGAAACAGCTGATGAATATCAGGGGGGCTATCGATTTGATTCAGGAGATGATCAGTTAAATGATCATAGTAAGGCTTTAGAGGAACTATCTTTGTCTAAAGTGACTCGCGGGGGAGAAGCTGCTAAATCTGTGTATTCTGCAGATGGGGTACTGAATTTTCACAATGATTCAGAAGCGGTGATATTTGAGCCTGATAAAAATTTTTCATATCCTGAATGGAATGTGAAGTCGGCTAATTATTTAATAAATCATTGTTTGTTAGTTGAAAAAGTTGTGAATGTATCAGGCACGGAAAATCATGCTCAAGAGTTGAGCAAAAAATATCGTAAAGAAATTGATCATTGGAAAAAAAGATTGTCTAGTCTTATCAATTATCCCTTGTGGAAAAACAGATTATTCGATGGTGAAGAAGTTGATTTTGATAATTTTTTACATGATTACGCTTGTCTTAAAGCTAAAACTTCTGTTGACCAAAGATGGTATTCATCAAAAAAAAAGGCACAACAAGAAATGGCAGTATTGATTCTTTTTGATCAGTCCATGTCGGCTGATTCTTGGGTTCAGAATAGACGAGTCCTAGATGTTATCACTGATTCTGTAGGTTTAATGGGATTGATATTTGAAGATTTGATAACAAATATTCAGGTTGCAGGAACTTTCAGTGAAACCAGACACCATTGCTATTATCAAATTTATAAAAAGGAACAAAGTCCCTGGTCAAATTTTTTTAATTCGGTCTCGCAAATACAGGCGCAGGGATATACTAGACTTGGACCAGCCATTCGACATGCAACGTTAAAATTAAAGGAATCCAAGGCAGAGAAAAAACTTTTAATTTTAATTACTGATGGTAAGCCAACTGACTTAGATGGGTATGAAGGAAGGTACGGAATTTCTGATGTTAAAAAATCCTGCTCAGAGGCAGAAGGCTCTGGTATCTTACCATTTGCGCTAACTGTGGACAAAGAAGCTAAACAGTTCTTCCCAAAAATGTTTAATCACTATAGAGTTTTAAATAATCCAGATCAATTACCACAAGAACTATATGGAATTGTTTTTAAACTATTAAGGAGCCTAAAATCGTGA